In Pseudochaenichthys georgianus unplaced genomic scaffold, fPseGeo1.2 scaffold_2224_arrow_ctg1, whole genome shotgun sequence, the genomic window tttcataaactatgaatgttttatatccatgtaacggaaagaaactcatctaactgatgactgcaccgaaactcactcacaaaaccttattatttatctttgctgctcatccaacccatcgtttcacatcgtgaggagacacagaatcgaagggtaccctcattatcactcaatgatacaaactctctgagataataacaagaacacacatcaacacatatggcgctaggtagctaaaaacgctaacatggctcacctgtgtcgtagtctggtcaaaactggtcttcaatggcattacaacgataaaaacgctgctgaagttaatccataggttaatccaatgtgtccctttgaatgatttctgataatccatgagcaataaatcTGCTTTTCGGTTTTGAGATGTCAGAGCTAGAGACAGCTTCGCTCTGGAGCAAAACTGCTTGTGCGAAGACGCCattttttaacatgagtgtgtgcgggacgattccccttcgattatgttggctctaacggtcagaaagagatgtcacatgtcaaaatcgaccaagggggccagagatatggaaaatccacccaaatggccccagaagaggtttctttgctaaacctctctaaaaaggtcacatgtcacttgttttgcatccatcttgatacagggtacttattatatgttgtactttggattcctaaagcttttagtctactaacccatcatccaaggtttcactataagtacaaaatatttttgggacggacactataatttacagttttttactatgttcaatctgaatttactttaaaatgaaaaacatctatattgattctgacttttctacatccattaagccctgagacctgaaaaacaggctcagggcttaacaggttaaaaaacgAGGCCTATTTTTAGAAACGCTTCTACGCTTCTCTAAAGAAACTGCAGGAACAAGTCAAACCCAGAATACTGACAGCAATACGGCAGAAAGGACGTCAGAAATATGATTAATACGAGACATTAGCTCCTTCAGACAATGCTCATTAAATATGAACACAAATCAAGCGAAACAAAAACATTACACAAAGGAAGGTACATCATGGATCAAATATGTAATACCATTCTAAAatgtataatacaaatatataataaaaaaatatatagaataaaaaaattatataataataaaaatatataacacaaaaatataaatttataatgaaataaaaaaaatataaaataaaatatatttgagGTAGGCTGGTGTACAGAATTTGAAatgcaaaataaatgtaatttagttTATTTGACATGTAAACAGGTTTTACAGTACTTTTGaaattataatatatatttaatgtgtttAATATTTCATACAGAGGACTAAGGCATGCTGGGAAATGTAGTCCGCTGAAACACAGACGCTCCCTTCACTGCCGCTGCATCTTCTGTGATCTTGTTTATAATCCAATTATACTTTCAACATTTCTTAAGTTGTTTTAGCACATTTTGTGATAAAGAAAACaattaaattaacttattatgaaataaataataacaattaTTAAACGTTAGCCGCCTtgagcttagcggtggtgacgtgaagtcatgtgaccgtgcaaaGAACAAGTGTTGGAATGCGTCCATCAGCAGGTTCATGATGTCACGCCCGTCTAACACACCGTCTGACTCTCATCACCTCTGACTCAGAGTTTCCTCAACTCAACGTGTTGCTGACATAATGCTTCCTCCAGTCTGTGGCGCTgagagtgctgcacggccagacacGCTCAGGGACTcggatcaggagatatatgatacatcaTGAAGTGATATTGATGATGTGATGAATGCCGTTcagcatcagttaccatggagatctagcccgctaaaaccagcgtcgtaggaccggaaacccagagttttccctgaagttagccgctaagAGAACATCCGGCTTCGTAGGACAGGCCTCAGGTGATCTGGTGTAAACaccaggccctttctcatttcactaactccctcctcgactcctatcctcgtgtcttagtcccgcccacaggagatgcgagcggaggaatcgaggagagaggagagaggaggggaagcagcaggcggtgagagaaaggagaactcctctcctctgagcggtcagtttaaagagacgtccattaatgatgacaggaggcagcagcctctgtctgatggacacatGTGTTCAAGACCACTTATttacagcacttctgattgggtaacaatggctggtacatgtggagcacagcacttctgattgggtaacaatggctggtacatgtggagcacttctgattggtggggATGACTGACTCACAAGAAGCAAgaaaaaaattgtaaaaaaaaaaggctttgcgatttataatcgcatcatctcgaatcgcgatttcgatttaaaatcgattaatcgttcagccctagtcaCTACCTTTATTACTCCTTGAgcggagtcgaggagtcgaggaggggaaattagaaagGGCCCAGGTGTTTCTTTCGTTGACTCCCTGCCTCTCTCCCCACCTCACAGGTTCTCTGCCAGGATGCCGCACTGAGCATGCTCAGAGCGCTGATCGTTGCCATGGTGATGtacggagggggggggcaggcgtGCACCGGGGAGAACTGCTCCGCTAACAGCGAGTCCAAAGATTACTGCTATTCTGCCCGGATACGCAGCACCGTGCTGCAGGGGCTGCCCTTTGGGGGGGTGCCCACTGTGCTGGCTCTGGACTTCATGTGCTTCctggtgagacacacacacacacacacacacacacacacacacacacacacacacacacacacacacacacacgtcagtgTCTGGATTTGAATACAACATGTATATATTTTAAGAGACAGTAGGTCTGCGAGGAAATAAGAGCAGATACACTTTAGATTTTAGATCTATATACTTTATGGATCCCAGTACAGCAGCATGTTGACGAGACATTACAAACAGTAAATAATAAAcacgttttattttttatttcaatgtaaataatatttatagttttcttaaaataCCTTTTTATCTGTGTTTGTAATCTTTGTTTAACTTTTATGTAcgcaccacgacaccaagtcagattcctcgtacgtgtgaaCATCAACCTCTGTCACACAGGATCATCAACAGCTGGTTAAAGTAGCTCTCCTGATGCATTGTGGGGGGTGTGGTGTTCACTGACTGTAGGAGAAATCTATTCTGCAGCctcattgacacacacacagacagacacacacacagacacacacacacacacacacacacacacacagacagacagacagacagacacagacagacagacagacagacacacagacacacacacacacagacagacagacagacagacagacacacacacacacacacacacacacacacacacagacacacagacagacagacagacagacagacagacacacacagacagacagacagacagacagacagacacacacagacagacagacagacagacagacagacacacacagacagacagacagacagacagacacacacacacagacagacagacagacagacagacagacagacagacacacacacacagacagacagacacacagacacacagacagacagacagacagacagacacacacacacagacagacagacagacagacagacagacagacagacacacacacacagacagacagacagacagacagacacacacagacagacagacagacagacagacacacacagacagacagacagacagacagacagacagacagacagacacacagacacacagacagacacacagacagacacacacatgaagAGGTTTGAATCTGACTGACAGGaagctcttcctcctcctcttcaggtGCTGCTCTTCGTCTTCTCCATCCTGAGGAAGGTAGCGTGGGATTATGGCCGCCTGGCGCTGGTCACTGACGCCGACAGGTAAACACACCTTGTGCTTTCTCCTCGGATATTCAACTAAGATTCGAGGGTTTTCTTCTGATCCGCCCAAAAACATGGGGCCGTACTTAATGAGCATCACGTGACCGACCTCTTGGCACTGTGAGCCATGTTCCTGCTCAACTCCGACTGCTTCTTCACCTTTCACCTGGCAATACGCCCGATTCTGCTGCATCATCATATGCACaggagctacagtgtagttatggcaaTGAAACTCTTAGGTCCCAAACTCTTTAAAGGGGGTCGGTAGTTCACTTCGGAAACACTTgttgtattccatggaatgctcttaacgtcccgacagccatctgaagtgctttgacactaAATACATACAAGCATCtcctctgtggaagccgtggcgctgtaaagagctcgaccaatcatctgagccggctaaagtcactggatggcctgcctgcctgtcagccttccatctgggcacagactcatctctgccctcattggtcacgtgcgcgttcgtgtgtgttgggggaggggctctgtgagcaagtctgaaggaaggggccgattttttccggctgcgtactttcagattctcgcgcactcgagctggtttctccctTCTTACCTCCCCTACCTTTAACATTCAGTTTCAAGACACACTGAGCAGCCTATGGGAAAGACTTTCTCTGATCCGTTTGGTGTTAGGAGCAAAACACCCTcgccatgtttttatatatccgAGACCCATTCTACCTTAAAATAGCAtgacaggagacctttaaggttATATGATGAATATACAAAGAACGTGAcatttacatatacaataacacATCTTGGAAATTCTCCAAAAAAAGTAAATTTACAAGAAAAAGTCATGTTTGTTGTGTTTCACCAGATATTAATAAAGTTTGTTTTGTTCCTGTTGCAGCGTGTTAATAAAGTTTATTTGTTGTGAGTGACTGTGTTCTTCCCCTGAAGACTGAAGCGGCGCTTCAGCGAGGACGAGCGGGAATAGTACGTTGCTGCTCCGCCATGTTTGGTTTGTCCTAACGACGTCCTCTGGTTCATTAACAggagctgctctctgattggtgcaCTAACACCTCCTCTTACTcctttctccttcttcttcgttgGTACAGGGGTTACTGGAGCCACCTCTGGTCGTATGAAGGTGATCAGTGCCACATGTAGAGATGAGGGTCTGATATCTGAGTTATACATCAAGTGATTAGGAGAGTGCTGCTCTCTACTGAAGTACACACTTTGCTACCTGGAGTGTGTACTCAGTGTAAAGTACTTTAAGTAGGTAGAAGTACTCTTTCTGCAGAACGCTAACATTATTTATCTGACACCTTTTGCGGTAGTCgacaaattacattttttgttttcaatTAATTTAGTTTGATTGaactaagatttttttttaaatgggaaATAATAAATATTAAAGCGGAGGTTAAAACATCAACACTCACATGTGGCACTAATCACCTCTCATACCCATCAACACTGGTGTGTGTGGGTCTGGATCACTGTCTGTTGGCAAAACATTAACATTTGATTCTAACGTGTGATGCTAACAGATGTGGTGCTAACGTGTGATGCTAACAGATGTGGTGCTAACGTGTGATGCTAACAGATGTGGTGCTAACGTGCGATGCTAACCCTGCTCCCACACTTTGCTTCATTTGATACGTAACGTCAGCCGGCGGCGAGACAGAGATAACTATGAGCCAGTGAAAAGGTAACGGGTCGAGCGTGTTTATCTCCGTGTCGTGACCCCGTGACCCCGTGCTAGCTATATAGTTAGCTGCTTAGCTAACTCCAAACatccagaggtgggagaagtactgcATTTAAAAGTACTACCTTTAAAGTCCTACCATCAATGTTTACATTAAAGTAATAGAGAAGTATTCCCAGGCCAATTTCAAGTATTACAAatagtttatttattgtatttgaGATTAGCAAAAATACAGAATTATTCCTAGTTAATTGAATTGTAATGAAGTGAAAGCACTTGTTCTACTGAATGTGCTTTAGTAGTAAGAGAGGAGGACTTGTATTTAGAGTAACGAGCTAGCTTCAAGGCAGCGCAGAACGAGCTAGCTTAGTTCCCTCTGTCTTCAGCAGGGCGGCTacatgctaacagctaacggctcacttcctgtttcacagCGTTGCCTCTGCGATGCATTCGGAGACTCCGGACCGATACGAGCGACTCACCTCCGTCTCCAGCTCCGTGGACTTCGACCAGAGGGACAACGTGAGACTCCTTTACTCCTCCTTTACCCCCCTTGTCTCATCCCCCCatcacctcctctcctcctgactCCTCTCTGTGTCTGCAGGGTTTCTGCTCCTGGCTGACGGCCATCTTCAGAATAAAGTGAGTATCATCTAATATCAATTTAagtcaacaacaacaattcCCCCCTCCTGTAGGGATGAGGAGATCAGGGAGAAGTGTTAGCTAGAGGatgatggtggtgatgatgatgatggtggtgatgAAGATGataacctccttctcccctcgctctccaagtgaggttcttaccttcattacctaccacctgtcctctggaccctgtcccttcaaacctccttcagactatcgctcctgatattctaccgtttctcacccacttcatcaacacttctctaacttctggtcactttccacacagcctcaaggaggcgagagtaaaccctctcctgaagaaacccactctcaacccgtctgatgttataaactacaggcctgtctctctcctcccgttcctgtctttagacacctctcctgctctctccatcagaacaaccttctggatccgcaccagtctggtttcaaggcaggtcactccacagaaactggcctccttgctgtctctgaggaactgcacacggctaaagcagcctccctctcctctgtcctcatcctgttggacctgtctgctgcattcgacacggtgaaccatcagatcctccttcgctctccaagaacttggagtttcaggctctgcactttccctcctcacctcattcctcaaagaccgcacctacagggtcacttggagagggtccgagtccgacccttgtcgattaactacaggggtccctcagggctctgtcctcggtcccctcctcttctccctgtacacaaactcgctcggatctgtcattagcccgcatggtttttcataccactgctacgctgacgacccAATGGATCCTGcccttcccccgctcagagacccaggtcgtcgctcgcatctctgctcgtccagctgacatctctcagtggatgtccgctcatcacctcaagctcaacctcgacaaaactgaagtgcttttccttccgggaaaagattgtccctctcttgacctgacgatcaacatcggcccctctgttgtttccccgactcagactgcaaggaatctggttgtgaccctagataacaacctgtccttcactgcaaacatcgctgctgcaacccgctgctgcagatacacgctctccagcatcaggaggacgcgtccccagctgacccagagagccacgcaggttctggtccaggctctcgtcacctcactagactactgcagctccctcctgctggtctacctgcatgtgccacccgacctctgcagctcatccagaatgcagcggctcgtctggtcttcaaccttcctgaatgttccacaccacccgctcctccgctccctccactggcttccggtaactgctagaatccacttccagaccctggtgcttgcgtaccatgctgtgaatggatctggcccttcctacatccaggacatggttaaaccgtgcaccccagcacgtgcactccgctctgcatcagccagacgactcgctgcaccctcgctgcgagggggacccaagttccatcagcagaaacacgtgggtttctatctggctccaagatggtggaacgagctcccactgacatcaggacagcagaaagctcacacaccttccagactgagactcatctctctcgactccacctcgaggagagaactgctaacaaagcacttatatactaacaaaggactggctcctctaaagccagttgagcagcacttgaaatgcttggctctatgaaacctgatgtactttatgattctgttttcttcaaggttgtgtcttcctggtcgaatgcacttattgtaagtcgctttggataaaagcgtcagctaaatgcaatgtgatgtaatgataatgatgcccccccccctcctcctgcaGGGATGAGGAGATCAGAGAGAAGTGTGGAGAGGATGCAGTTCACTACCTCTCGTTCCAGAGGCACATCATTGGGCtgctggtggtggtgggggtccTCTCAGTGGGCATCGTGCTGCCTGTCAACTTCTCTGGAGACCTGCTGGGTGAGAGTCTATACTCACTATAtacatctatatatatatatatatatatatatacacacggaGAGAGAGCGATCACCAGTtctgattgttgttgttagcatctggtgctagatCAGAGCTAACGGCCATAAGGAGCTGTGGACAACAAGGTggcagactgagaggctgataacagCTCAGCGAGGTGAGGGACTCTCTGAGGGTTTATAGTTCACTTTAACTCACCTATGTAAACTAAAATAAACTAAATACTGTGACATTTCATTACACATGTGCAAGGACATACATTCATGATATCAAAATTACATAAAAGATCCTTATAAGTGTGTGGAGAAGTTTTGGATAAATGCAGTATGAGCAGTAAATAAATCCTGCAGTCGttaaaaacgtgtgtgtgtgtgtgtgtgtgtgtgtgtgtgtgtgtgtgtgtgtgtgtgtgtgtgtgtgtgtgtgtgtgtgtgtgtgtgtgtgtgtgtgtgtgtgtgtgtgtgtgtgtgtgtgtgtgtgtgtgtgtgtgtgtgtgtgtgtgtgtgtgtgtgtgtgtgtgtgtgtgtgtgtgtggggtgggttttagtccgaattatCAGTAAAGACGACCTGTGGAGCCGGGTgtacccccgccccccccctaAAGAAGGTAACAGCTACATGCTACTGTTAGCATCGTGTTGTTAGGATACTAATGTTAGCATCGTGGTGTTATGATACTGGTGTTAGCATCGTGGTGTTAGGATACTGGCATTAGCGTTGTGGTGTTAGGATACTAGTGCTAGCGTCCTGGTGTTAGCATCGTGGTGTTAGGATACTGGCATTAGCGTTGTGGTGTTAGGATACTAGTGCTAGCGTCCTGGTGTTAGCATCGTGGTGTTAGGATACTAGTGCTAGCGTCCTGGTGTTGGCATTGTGGTGTTAGGATACTGGTGTTAGCATCGTGGTGTTATGATACAGGCGTTAGGATACTAGTGTTAGCGTCCTGGTGTTAGCATTGTGGTGTTAGGATACTAGTGTTAGCATTGTGGTGTTAGCATCGTGTTGTTAGGATACTGGTGTTAGGATACTAGTGTTAGAATCCAGGTGTTAGCATGTGTGGTGTTATCTTCGTGTTGTTAGGATACTAATGTTAGCATCGTGGTGTTAGGATACTAGTGTTAGCATCGTGTTGTTAGGATACTAGTGTTAGCATCGTGGTGTTAGGATACTAGTGTTAGCGTCCTGGTGTTAGCATTGTGGTGTTAGGATACTAGTGTTAGCATCGTGGTGTTAGGATACTGGCGTTAGCATCGTGGTGTTAGGATACTAGTGATAGCGTCCTGGTATTAGCATCGTGGTGTTAGGATACTAGTGTTAGAATCCAGGTGTTAGCATGTGTGGTGTTAGCTTGGTGTTAGGATACTAATGTTAGCATCGTGGTGTTAGGATACTAATGTTAGCATCGTGGTGTTAGCATGTGTGGTGTTAGGATACTAATGTTAGCATTGTGGTGTTAGGATACTAGTGTTAGCATTGTGGTGTTAGGATACTTGTGTTAGCGTCCTGGTGTTAGCATTGTGGTGTTAGGATACTAGAGTTAGCATCGTGGTGTTAGGATACTAGTGTTAGCATTGTGGTGTTAGCATTGTGGTGTTAGGATACTAGTGTTAGCATCGTGGTGTTAGGATACTTGTGTTAGCGTCCTGGTGTTAGGATACTTGTGTTAGCGTCCTGGTGTTAGCATCGTGGTGGTAGGATACTAGTGTTAGCATTGTGGTGTTAGGATACTAGTGTTAGCATTGTGGTGTTAGCATCGTGTTAGGATACTAGTGGTAGCATCGTGGTGTTAGGATACTAGTGTTAGCGTCCTGGTGTTAGGATACTTGTGTTAGCGTCCTGGTGTTAGGATACTTGTGTTAGCGTCCTGGTGTTAGCATCGTGGTGGTAGGATACTAGTGTTAGCATTGTAGTCTTAGCATTGTTGTGTTGGGATACTAGGGTTAGCATTGTGGTGTTAGCATCGTGTTAGGATACTAGTGGTAGCATCGTGGTGTTAGGATACTAGTGTTAGCATTGTGGTGTTAGGATACTAGTGATAGGATACTGGTGTTAGGATACTAGTGTTAGCATCGTGGTAGTAGGATACTGGTGTTGGGATACTAGTGTTAGCGTCCTGGTGTTAGCATTGTGGTGTTAGCATCcaggatttaaaaaaacatgaaatcaCATTTGCAGTAAAGATTAAATGCTGTGACATTTCTCTACGTTGTTCTGTTAAAGATATTATTAtttcagactgtgtgtgtgtgtgaattttAGTCCGAATTATCATTAAAGAGGCTCCGTTGAGCCGGGCGGGCCCCCGCCCCCCCTCGAAAGAAGGTAACAGCTAAGGGCTACTGTTAGCATCGTGGTGTTAGCATTGTGGTGTTAGCGTTAGCACTAAGCTCCTCCCCCTGCAGAGTCACCCTCCGGACCTCGAGCAGCTTCCTGTCTGCAGCATCATGGCTCCAATGATAgagcatttaaaaacaaattaatctgcagaataaaagttacagtgccataaatcatcaaaaaataaaacgcAAGTTCAGATTCTTGATTTTATtttacaaacatttaaaaaagtgccCGTCTCATTATAAATAATTTCTTGATGTTTCTAATCTACATGATCTGGTTTTGCACACGGCTCACACTTTATTTTGACTTGTTTTAATGAGAATTTgatgaaataaaatgtatgtttttaccTTTTATTTGTTAATTTCTTCACTGACGGAGGCGTTTAAGGACCGTTagaaacataaacatatttttaattgtaaaaaatagtttttacattttctggATATGGTTTTTGGTATAATCTTTTCAATTacagaaaatatataaataaacaaataaatatcgtACTCAGATGCTGCAGCTGCTAAATAAATGATATGATTATGATCTGAAATAAAGCATGACACGTTACTAGTTTATTGAAACAAgaagctgtcagataaatgtatTTCCTCTGTGTTAGTAGACGTATAAAGTAGcaggaagtagaagtactccagTAAAGTACCTCCTGTGTGTACTGCAATATCTGtgttgtgtgtattttttaatgtTACCCTGAAGAATCTCAGCCCCTCCTTTTTAAGTTTTTCTTAAACaataacatttgtatttgttccaGAAAACAACGCGTACAGCTTCGGACGCACGACCATCGCCAACCTGAAGTCTGGGTGAGTGCCAGGAGCTTTtactgtatataatatatatatatatatactgtatataatatatatatatactgtatataatatatctATAATATCTAATGCTCTGCTGCTGGACAGACTCATAGCATCATAATGAAAACACTAATTTCAGATAAAATATCAAAAGAATAAAATGATAAATACAATCCTGTTAAGTTAGATTTCAGCTCTGGCTTTGATTGGCCTTTTCAGAATGTTGTGTAAAtatgatttgtttgtttgttt contains:
- the LOC117441954 gene encoding CSC1-like protein 2 codes for the protein MLRALIVAMVMYGGGGQACTGENCSANSESKDYCYSARIRSTVLQGLPFGGVPTVLALDFMCFLVLLFVFSILRKVAWDYGRLALVTDADRLKRRFSEDEREYVASAMHSETPDRYERLTSVSSSVDFDQRDNGFCSWLTAIFRIKDEEIREKCGEDAVHYLSFQRHIIGLLVVVGVLSVGIVLPVNFSGDLLENNAYSFGRTTIANLKSGTNLLWLHTSFAFMYLLLTVYSMRRHTSKMHYKEDDLVKRTLFINGISKYAEESQIKQHFEQAYENCKVLEARICYNVAKLMALNAE